Proteins encoded in a region of the Thermocaproicibacter melissae genome:
- the mraY gene encoding phospho-N-acetylmuramoyl-pentapeptide-transferase yields MNSVLIAAAALISFGITALLGKWMIPFLHRINFGQTIRSEGPAWHKKKSGTPIMGGLMFIIGSIVAVAICVPLYFDQSGESPSVMLMNVKIVGGMLMACGFGAIGFLDDYIKAVKKRNLGLNVRQKLVLQFLVAAAYLYSLYRFGAGSRMLVPFAGSVDWGIWYWVICLLGIVGMVNAVNFTDGIDGLNASVTFFVSLTFLTIAGFLRLTPVGIFAAAAAGGCLGFLIWNFNPAKVFMGDTGSLFLGGIVCALGFALNLPILILLAGIVYLAEILSVVLQVLYFKATHGKRLFKMSPIHHHFELCGWSEVKICAVFSIVTVIFGAVSVLLAVFGL; encoded by the coding sequence ATGAATTCTGTATTGATTGCAGCAGCGGCATTAATTTCATTCGGCATAACAGCCCTGCTTGGAAAATGGATGATACCGTTCCTTCATAGAATTAATTTCGGTCAGACAATCCGAAGTGAGGGACCGGCATGGCATAAGAAAAAGAGCGGAACCCCGATTATGGGTGGTTTGATGTTCATAATCGGGTCGATTGTCGCTGTCGCAATCTGCGTCCCATTGTATTTCGATCAAAGCGGAGAAAGTCCTTCTGTAATGCTAATGAACGTCAAGATTGTCGGCGGTATGCTGATGGCCTGCGGCTTTGGAGCGATTGGGTTCCTGGACGACTACATCAAGGCCGTAAAAAAGAGAAATTTAGGCCTCAACGTTCGGCAGAAGCTGGTTCTTCAATTCCTTGTTGCGGCAGCATACCTGTATTCACTCTACCGCTTCGGGGCAGGCAGCAGGATGCTTGTTCCGTTTGCCGGCAGTGTCGATTGGGGAATCTGGTACTGGGTTATTTGTTTGCTTGGAATTGTCGGCATGGTCAACGCCGTCAACTTTACCGACGGAATTGACGGACTGAACGCATCAGTTACTTTTTTCGTAAGCCTTACATTCCTCACGATTGCAGGATTTTTGCGCCTTACACCGGTCGGAATATTCGCTGCGGCTGCGGCAGGCGGCTGCCTCGGCTTTCTTATTTGGAATTTCAACCCGGCAAAGGTTTTTATGGGTGACACCGGTTCGCTGTTCCTCGGCGGCATTGTGTGCGCGCTCGGCTTCGCTTTAAATCTGCCGATCTTGATTCTTCTGGCAGGCATTGTTTACTTGGCCGAAATTCTCTCCGTTGTACTTCAGGTTCTGTACTTTAAGGCCACGCATGGAAAGCGGCTGTTCAAAATGAGCCCGATTCATCACCATTTTGAACTCTGTGGCTGGAGCGAAGTGAAAATCTGCGCTGTGTTCAGCATCGTTACTGTTATTTTCGGTGCAGTATCTGTTCTGCTTGCGGTTTTTGGACTGTAA
- the ftsW gene encoding putative lipid II flippase FtsW, translating to MTNGTAAGRRAPVRTAQQKTVQQNSVRPVRVKKKFRLFSAREGMDLPFFFLVMTLLVIGLVMLFSASYASAEYTQGDSYFFIKRQLVFAVIGVTAMILLSYFDYHHFHKLAVPILLISIVFLAIVLVMPATNGVHRWISLGPLGQFQPSEVAKFATILMFAHLISLNFSKMDTFRHGILPYLLILLPICLLLVKEPHISATVIIILLAGIMLFIGGVKMRWFIAAFGAIGAAIVYLVAFSHKLSYTSTRLAVWLNPFSTESKEIMEKTWQTRQSLYAIGSGGLLGVGIGQSRQKYLWLPEPENDFVFSVVCEELGFIGALIIIALFVMLVWRGVSISLRAKDKFGMLLGVGLVLQVGLQALLNIAVVTNTVPNTGISLPFFSYGGTSLVILLSEMGIVLSISRTSSAEKT from the coding sequence TTGACGAATGGAACCGCCGCAGGGAGGCGCGCACCCGTGCGCACCGCCCAGCAGAAAACCGTGCAGCAGAATTCTGTCCGTCCGGTTCGGGTGAAAAAGAAATTTCGTCTTTTCTCCGCGCGGGAAGGAATGGATCTCCCGTTCTTTTTCCTCGTTATGACGTTGCTCGTAATCGGTCTTGTGATGCTGTTTTCGGCAAGCTATGCTTCTGCGGAATATACACAGGGCGACAGCTATTTTTTCATCAAGCGTCAGTTAGTCTTTGCGGTGATTGGCGTCACGGCAATGATCTTGCTTTCTTATTTCGATTATCACCATTTTCATAAGCTGGCCGTTCCCATTTTGCTTATTTCTATTGTGTTTCTCGCCATTGTTTTGGTCATGCCGGCAACAAACGGAGTGCATCGCTGGATTTCTCTCGGGCCGCTCGGGCAGTTTCAGCCGTCAGAAGTTGCGAAGTTTGCCACCATCTTAATGTTTGCACATCTGATTTCCCTCAATTTCAGCAAAATGGATACCTTTCGGCACGGAATTCTTCCATATCTCCTGATTTTGCTGCCCATCTGCCTTTTGCTTGTTAAGGAACCGCATATCTCAGCTACGGTCATAATTATTCTTCTGGCCGGCATCATGCTGTTCATCGGCGGTGTGAAAATGCGCTGGTTTATCGCAGCGTTTGGAGCAATCGGCGCGGCGATTGTCTATCTGGTTGCTTTCTCGCACAAGCTTTCCTACACCAGCACCCGACTTGCGGTTTGGTTGAATCCCTTCTCCACCGAGAGCAAGGAAATCATGGAAAAAACGTGGCAGACCCGTCAATCACTGTATGCGATTGGTTCGGGAGGCCTGCTCGGCGTGGGAATCGGGCAGTCGCGGCAGAAATATCTGTGGCTGCCGGAGCCGGAAAATGACTTCGTCTTTTCCGTGGTCTGCGAGGAACTCGGCTTCATCGGTGCCTTGATTATTATTGCTTTGTTTGTTATGCTTGTGTGGCGCGGCGTTTCCATCTCGCTGCGCGCGAAAGATAAATTCGGTATGCTGCTCGGCGTCGGACTTGTCCTGCAGGTTGGCCTGCAGGCGTTGCTGAACATCGCCGTTGTTACCAACACGGTGCCGAACACCGGCATCAGCCTTCCGTTTTTCAGCTACGGAGGTACCTCGCTTGTCATTCTGCTGTCAGAAATGGGAATTGTTCTTTCGATCTCACGGACGTCATCGGCAGAAAAAACATAA
- the murG gene encoding undecaprenyldiphospho-muramoylpentapeptide beta-N-acetylglucosaminyltransferase yields the protein MKVLFAGGGTAGHINPALAVAGYLRENEPDTQILYIGAKGGMEERLVPAAGFDFRSITVAGFQRKLSWKNVKRNAAAAVHVFTASWEARKIIREFQPDICIGTGGYVAGPVIREATKMKIPSLIHEQNAYPGVTNKMLSKRADRTMLAVADAQKYLAPEARCVLTGNPVRQEIIRADRKKAREKLGLDERPVILSFGGSLGARTINEAVAGLIASSVKTGRFQHIHAYGQWGRWFPDLLKEKGVDLAQHPELDIREYINDMPDCLAAADLVICRAGAITLSELQAQGRASILIPSPNVAENHQYHNAMAMVNRGAAAILEEKDLTPETLCRKVDELFASPDTIRKLGENAKKMAITDANARICKLIKEVLAEHY from the coding sequence ATGAAAGTTCTGTTTGCCGGCGGTGGCACCGCCGGACACATCAACCCGGCACTTGCTGTCGCCGGATATTTACGTGAAAATGAACCGGACACACAGATCCTTTATATCGGCGCAAAGGGAGGCATGGAAGAAAGGCTTGTCCCTGCGGCCGGTTTTGATTTTAGGAGCATCACGGTTGCCGGTTTCCAGAGAAAGCTGAGTTGGAAAAACGTGAAAAGAAATGCCGCAGCGGCAGTACATGTTTTCACGGCCAGCTGGGAAGCGCGCAAGATTATCCGCGAATTCCAGCCGGATATCTGCATCGGCACTGGCGGCTACGTCGCCGGCCCTGTCATTCGGGAAGCTACCAAGATGAAAATTCCTTCCCTGATTCACGAGCAGAACGCATACCCCGGTGTTACCAATAAAATGCTTTCCAAACGCGCAGACCGCACCATGCTTGCGGTAGCCGATGCACAGAAATATCTGGCACCGGAAGCCCGCTGCGTCCTCACCGGCAATCCTGTCAGGCAGGAGATTATCCGCGCAGACCGAAAGAAGGCACGCGAGAAACTCGGCCTCGATGAGCGTCCGGTTATCCTTTCATTCGGCGGAAGTCTCGGTGCAAGAACGATTAACGAAGCCGTAGCAGGTTTAATTGCTTCCAGCGTCAAAACGGGCCGCTTCCAGCATATCCACGCCTATGGTCAGTGGGGAAGATGGTTCCCCGACCTGCTGAAGGAGAAGGGAGTCGATTTGGCTCAGCATCCCGAGCTTGACATCCGTGAGTATATCAACGATATGCCGGACTGCCTCGCTGCTGCCGACCTCGTAATCTGCCGTGCGGGCGCCATTACCCTCAGTGAACTTCAGGCACAGGGTCGCGCCTCCATTTTGATTCCCTCGCCCAATGTCGCGGAAAATCATCAGTATCACAACGCCATGGCTATGGTAAACCGCGGCGCGGCGGCAATCCTTGAGGAAAAGGACCTGACGCCTGAAACGCTTTGCCGCAAAGTGGACGAACTCTTTGCGTCCCCAGACACGATACGAAAGCTCGGCGAAAATGCAAAGAAAATGGCAATTACCGATGCAAATGCACGCATCTGTAAGCTCATAAAGGAAGTGCTTGCCGAGCACTATTGA